One window from the genome of Osmerus eperlanus chromosome 1, fOsmEpe2.1, whole genome shotgun sequence encodes:
- the LOC134025207 gene encoding LETM1 domain-containing protein 1-like isoform X1 has translation MALCKRGVQCCLTLCNYQFHGFLTSASSTPRLTYSRLSVLSCRHYSLSQGRLGILQKANEKYERFLQHRFPQLYILYHTFVKGFRLLLRDMRETRRIQMKMLSKDIPLRQLPYREMETFIMFRKDMLKAIPLVLISIPPFAIVVVFALMYLFPRQLLIRHLWTPQQQSDFQRLYHEQRCRQHGEILKGLAWIIPQVKQWRLRSHLLNLCSKVQSGAHPSVKDINAVRSVFSGHPLGITAMDSGHMRLLCSQLLLTPWLPGFLIRRRLKARALDVFYLDQALVALGQGQLTDEEIHQACYLRGLNPSTLSPSQCQEWLLLWLQLSTPLKESETSLLLHNMVLLSVNYPEP, from the exons ATGGCGCTGTGCAAGAGAGGGGTCCAGTGCTGTCTAACACTCTGTAATTACCAATTTCACGGGTTTTTGACTTCGGCGTCATCCACCCCACGTTTAACCTACTCAAGACTAAG TGTATTATCGTGCAGGCATTACTCGTTGTCCCAAGGCAGACTTGGTATACTCCAGAAAGCTAATGAGAAATATGAGCGTTTTCTTCAGCACCGGTTCCCTCAACTCTACATCCTCTATCACACCTTTGTAAAAG GGTTTCGTCTACTGCTCCGAGATATGAGGGAGACTAGGAGGATACAGATGAAGATGCTCAGCAAAGATATCCCTTTGAGGCAGTTGCCCTATCGTGAGATGGAAACCTTTATAATG TTTCGCAAAGACATGCTTAAGGCTATTCCCCTGGTGTTGATATCGATCCCCCCTTTTGCCATTGTTGTGGTTTTTGCTCTTAT GTACCTCTTCCCTCGCCAGCTCCTGATTCGTCACCTGTGGACACCGCAGCAGCAGAGTGATTTCCAGAGGCTCTACCATGAGCAGCGGTGTCGACAACACGGGGAGATCCTGAAAGGCTTGGCCTGGATTATACCTCAGGTCAAACAATGGAGACTCCGCAGTCACCTCCTGAATCTCTGCAGCAAG GTGCAGAGTGGTGCCCATCCCAGCGTGAAAGACATCAATGCAGTCCGTAGCGTGTTCTCTGGACATCCTCTTGGGATAACAGCCATGGACTCAGGTCACATG AGGCTGCTGTGCTCCCAGCTCCTCCTGACCCCCTGGCTCCCAGGCTTTCTGATCCGTCGTCGTCTGAAAGCCAGAGCCCTTGATGTTTTCTACCTTGACCAGGCTCTAGTCGCCCTGGGCCAGGGCCAACTCACTGACGAGGAGATACACCAG GCCTGTTACCTGAGGGGGCTCAATCCAAGCACCCTTAGCCCCAGCCAGTGTCAAGAGTGGCTCCTGCTGTGGCTTCAGCTGTCCACCCCACTCAAAG
- the LOC134025207 gene encoding LETM1 domain-containing protein 1-like isoform X2 — protein sequence MALCKRGVQCCLTLCNYQFHGFLTSASSTPRLTYSRLRHYSLSQGRLGILQKANEKYERFLQHRFPQLYILYHTFVKGFRLLLRDMRETRRIQMKMLSKDIPLRQLPYREMETFIMFRKDMLKAIPLVLISIPPFAIVVVFALMYLFPRQLLIRHLWTPQQQSDFQRLYHEQRCRQHGEILKGLAWIIPQVKQWRLRSHLLNLCSKVQSGAHPSVKDINAVRSVFSGHPLGITAMDSGHMRLLCSQLLLTPWLPGFLIRRRLKARALDVFYLDQALVALGQGQLTDEEIHQACYLRGLNPSTLSPSQCQEWLLLWLQLSTPLKESETSLLLHNMVLLSVNYPEP from the exons ATGGCGCTGTGCAAGAGAGGGGTCCAGTGCTGTCTAACACTCTGTAATTACCAATTTCACGGGTTTTTGACTTCGGCGTCATCCACCCCACGTTTAACCTACTCAAGACTAAG GCATTACTCGTTGTCCCAAGGCAGACTTGGTATACTCCAGAAAGCTAATGAGAAATATGAGCGTTTTCTTCAGCACCGGTTCCCTCAACTCTACATCCTCTATCACACCTTTGTAAAAG GGTTTCGTCTACTGCTCCGAGATATGAGGGAGACTAGGAGGATACAGATGAAGATGCTCAGCAAAGATATCCCTTTGAGGCAGTTGCCCTATCGTGAGATGGAAACCTTTATAATG TTTCGCAAAGACATGCTTAAGGCTATTCCCCTGGTGTTGATATCGATCCCCCCTTTTGCCATTGTTGTGGTTTTTGCTCTTAT GTACCTCTTCCCTCGCCAGCTCCTGATTCGTCACCTGTGGACACCGCAGCAGCAGAGTGATTTCCAGAGGCTCTACCATGAGCAGCGGTGTCGACAACACGGGGAGATCCTGAAAGGCTTGGCCTGGATTATACCTCAGGTCAAACAATGGAGACTCCGCAGTCACCTCCTGAATCTCTGCAGCAAG GTGCAGAGTGGTGCCCATCCCAGCGTGAAAGACATCAATGCAGTCCGTAGCGTGTTCTCTGGACATCCTCTTGGGATAACAGCCATGGACTCAGGTCACATG AGGCTGCTGTGCTCCCAGCTCCTCCTGACCCCCTGGCTCCCAGGCTTTCTGATCCGTCGTCGTCTGAAAGCCAGAGCCCTTGATGTTTTCTACCTTGACCAGGCTCTAGTCGCCCTGGGCCAGGGCCAACTCACTGACGAGGAGATACACCAG GCCTGTTACCTGAGGGGGCTCAATCCAAGCACCCTTAGCCCCAGCCAGTGTCAAGAGTGGCTCCTGCTGTGGCTTCAGCTGTCCACCCCACTCAAAG